From a single Aspergillus puulaauensis MK2 DNA, chromosome 2, nearly complete sequence genomic region:
- a CDS encoding uncharacterized protein (COG:M;~EggNog:ENOG410PKAU;~InterPro:IPR000845,IPR027417,IPR035994,IPR002110, IPR036770,IPR007111,IPR020683;~PFAM:PF12796,PF00023,PF01048,PF13637,PF13606, PF05729;~go_function: GO:0003824 - catalytic activity [Evidence IEA];~go_function: GO:0005515 - protein binding [Evidence IEA];~go_process: GO:0009116 - nucleoside metabolic process [Evidence IEA]), whose protein sequence is MPDQRPRPLSHDDYTVGWISALAIESAAAAAMLDAEDPPLSVCPGDTNDYVLGRIGQHRVVMACINEARGLPAHVVATHMTKSFPAVRHMLMVGIGGGIPSKKYPVRLGDIVVSEATERSPGVVQSDFGKWEKDGFRVTGSLNRPSESLIRTTGAMRRNHLLKRTGIHALVHHFKGNVLHPEQWKYQGYQNDPLLRDDSEPRPSARCAECAASSEEYVRDPMVHYGIIASGNQVVKSRVTRDRIWEELGACCVEMEAFGLMNHFPCLVIRGVCDYADENKGDRWQQYAALAAAAYAKDLLLQVSSSQHTPTTSEQFEMITSKINALHEELHTSSSFYKAGTSSLFEAFCHDHQSDRILSWLSPSDPSSNLSEAKEIRCEQTGSWLLDDHKFRSWISRSRKALCLEGMPGSGKTILSSKVLDHLRAELAENQEDGRVALSFFFDFKSPNQQSLDDLLRSLAMQLYIHHAPTRPILHKLHNLSAHQRPTTDSLKATVRQMLVLNQQAYVVIDALDECKTRSELLLFLERLADSRERNVRLLVTTRKDKEIQSSLEQWLSKDDIIHVDNKNIAADIREYAAWRLREDPHFGRWRADYSLQNAITEKITQKADGMFRWAACQMDRLSRCLHRRAIQEVLSSMPDTLGETYTQILTQNKEHRRDAIRILQFLTFSDQPLTVAEMVDAIVVEPDGKIPFDPELRLSIPEEVASICPSLVSIVAKTDKQIVQLAHLSVKEYLTSDGIPAEFRESFEELNALATLTQVCLAYLSHLDDKISVDEIDRKYPFARFAARKWMEFAMVSEERSDVRSGIVQFFRSPQSYRTWRRLFNPEAPWVTEASDLGDATTVALYDASLGGLWRTVMALSSKDQYVDIEGGMYGSALQAASSRGHVMIAGVLLDDGARVNPADTGIYGCPLHAAAAEGHAELVSVLIRRGAATDRQIPGYGTALQVASAAGHTVVVDVLLEQGAAVNAVGGRYGTALQAACSEGHVEVVEMLLADGADVNCSGKIFHTTLEKSSNGSRYAPGRSGGGTRRDSFGNFRGPAVDSGPLRNTALQAACFRGHKRIVEILLAHGADIHASGGQYGDALQTAINQGHDDVRKLLLEHGSAHRNSDTNDHAAFRYQNPERPFRIEIAPIPYVMPAAGYTSSNTRGRARDPDVIPAEQIRTYSPPQLIPKSHLHPDVRNSRREFVYEPKLSGPAKTPQYPDESDPSDFYNSSGELPPRSGNRTPSNDESKPSDKGQGPRGPWASLSTLDEPDPPIPGERILQDDKIRSISEWIDNTLEDTPGNGKVERAAGYTSPHDSQSDIQYDEGTQTYIPKSLSSLLAVALGPTASTSRPISKTTDQHGAFESITSGNRLHQASTANGLKAPVVESKSQIADPPKPKSSSPKLDKDGSASQTEMAIENSGIAAAKRHKRTSDSQIRPSTPRRVGNGRRGQSNRRQQGFCCVVL, encoded by the exons ATGCCGGACCAGAGACCAAGGCCGCTGTCGCACGACGACTACACCGTCGGCTGGATCTCTGCTCTGGCGATCGAGTCAGCGGCGGCCGCCGCAATGCTGGATGCCGAAGACCCACCGCTCAGCGTGTGCCCCGGCGACACAAATGATTACGTCCTGGGCCGCATCGGTCAGCATCGTGTCGTCATGGCCTGCATAAATGAGGCGCGGGGTCTACCAGCCCACGTCGTAGCGACCCATATGACGAAGAGCTTCCCTGCTGTGCGCCATATGTTGATGGTGGGTATTGGAGGAGGCATTCCGAGTAAGAAGTACCCCGTCCGTCTTGGCGATATCGTCGTCAGCGAGGCCACCGAGCGGTCGCCGGGGGTGGTGCAGAGCGATTTTGGGAAGTGGGAGAAAGATGGATTCAGGGTGACGGGCTCGCTGAATCGGCCCTCGGAGAGTCTGATTCGAACGACCGGCGCCATGAGGAGGAACCACCTGCTGAAGCGAACCGGTATACATGCGCTGGTCCATCACTTCAAGGGCAATGTTCTTCATCCGGAGCAGTGGAAGTACCAGGGGTACCAGAATGACCCTCTGCTCCGGGACGATAGCGAACCACGGCCGAGTGCGCGGTGTGCTGAGTGCGCCGCTTCGTCCGAAGAATATGTACGGGATCCCATGGTCCACTATGGTATTATTGCGTCTGGCAACCAGGTGGTGAAAAGCCGCGTAACCAGGGATCGGATCTGGGAAGAGTTGGGCGCATGCTGTGTAGAGATGGAGGCATTTGGCCTGATGAACCACTTCCCCTGCCTGGTGATCCGCGGCGTCTGCGACTATGCAGATGAAAATAAAGGCGACCGATGGCAGCAGTACGCGGCTCTCGCTGCAGCAGCGTATGCAAAAGacctgctgctgcaggtctCGTCCTCACAGCACACGCCGACCACCAGCGAACAGTTCGAAATGA TAACAAGTAAAATCAATGCTCTGCATGAAGAGCTGCACACATCCAGCAGTTTCTACAAAG CAGGGACATCCAGCTTATTTGAAGCATTTTGCCATGACCACCAGTCCGATAGAATTCTCAGCTGGCTGTCCCCGTCAGATCCGTCTAGCAATCTCTCGGAGGCTAAAGAGATACGATGCGAGCAGACAGGCTCCTGGCTTCTTGACGACCACAAATTCAGATCGTGGATATCCCGTTCCCGCAAAGCCCTCTGCCTGGAAGGAATGCCGGGGAGTGGCAAGACAATCCTCAGTTCAAAGGTTCTCGACCATCTTCGAGCAGAGCTAGCAGAGAATCAAGAAGATGGACGCGTGGCTCTGAGCtttttcttcgacttcaaGAGCCCTAACCAGCAGTCACTGGATGACTTGCTGCGCTCCCTGGCAATGCAGCTCTACATCCACCACGCGCCCACTCGCCCTATCCTCCATAAGCTGCACAATCTCTCTGCGCATCAAAGGCCGACGACGGACTCGCTTAAGGCGACCGTTCGGCAGATGCTAGTCCTCAATCAGCAGGCGTACGTGGTTATTGACGCTCTAGACGAGTGCAAGACGAGGTCCGAATTGCTGCTCTTCCTAGAGCGTTTGGCAGATTCCCGGGAGCGCAATGTTCGTCTTCTCGTTACTACTCGAAAGGACAAGGAAATCCAATCGAGCCTCGAACAATGGCTAAGCAAGGATGACATCATCCACGTCGACAACAAGAATATAGCCGCTGATATCCGCGAGTATGCCGCCTGGCGGCTGCGAGAGGATCCCCATTTTGGTCGGTGGCGCGCGGACTACTCTCTCCAGAATGCAATCACGGAGAAGATCACGCAAAAGGCTGATGGCAT GTTTCGGTGGGCGGCTTGCCAAATGGATAGGCTCTCTAGATGTCTACATCGCAGAGCAATCCAAGAGGTCCTGAGCTCGATGCCGGATACCCTGGGCGAAACGTACACTCAGATCCTGACACAGAACAAAGAACACCGAAGAGACGCAATCCGCATCTTGCAGTTCCTCACGTTCTCTGACCAACCCCTGACCGTTGCCGAGATGGTAGATGCTATTGTTGTCGAACCAGATGGCAAGATACCTTTCGACCCCGAGTTGCGCCTGAGCATCCCAGAGGAAGTTGCCAGCATCTGTCCAAGCCTAGTATCAATTGTTGCGAAAACGGACAAGCAGATCGTGCAGCTAGCACATTTATCCGTCAAAGAATATCTAACATCAGATGGAATCCCGGCAGAGTTTAGAGAAAGCTTCGAGGAACTCAATGCGCTGGCGACCTTGACCCAAGTCTGTCTGGCCTATCTTTCGCATCTAGACGACAAGATATCAGTAGACGAGATTGATAGAAAGTATCCATTCGCTCGGTTCGCGGCGCGGAAGTGGATGGAGTTCGCAATGGTTTCTGAAGAGAGGTCGGATGTCCGCTCAGGCATCGTACAATTCTTCCGCTCTCCCCAGAGCTACAGAACCTGGAGGCGTCTGTTCAACCCGGAAGCACCATGGGTTACCGAGGCTTCAGACCTGGGGGATGCAACTACCGTTGCCCTTTACGATGCATCTCTAGGTGGGCTCTGGCGTACGGTTATGGCATTGTCTTCCAAAGACCAGTATGTTGATATCGAGGGTGGCATGTACGGGTCTGCTCTACAAGCGGCTTCATCGCGAGGCCATGTCATGATAGCGGGGGTCCTACTCGATGATGGCGCTCGCGTGAACCCTGCTGATACTGGTATTTATGGATGTCCGCTCCAcgcagctgctgctgagggCCATGCAGAGTTGGTCAGCGTCCTTATCAGAAGGGGGGCGGCCACCGACAGGCAAATCCCGGGCTACGGTACCGCTTTACAAGTTGCTTCTGCAGCAGGCCATACAGTGGTTGTAGATGTTCTGCTCGAGCAGGGTGCTGCTGTCAATGCTGTGGGAGGCAGGTATGGGACGGCTCTCCAAGCTGCGTGCTCAGAGGGCCACGTCGAAGTGGTCGAGATGCTACTAGCCGACGGTGCCGACGTCAATTGCTCAGGAAAGATTTTCCACACGACTCTAGAAAAGTCCTCAAATGGGAGCCGATATGCCCCGGGAAGGtctggaggaggaactcGGAGGGATAGTTTTGGTAATTTTAGGGGGCCTGCAGTAGATAGTGGACCCCTTCGCAATACCGCTTTGCAGGCAGCTTGCTTCAGGGGCCACAAGCGTATCGTGGAAATCTTACTTGCACACGGCGCAGACATTCATGCCTCCGGGGGCCAATACGGGGACGCACTTCAGACAGCCATCAACCAAGGCCACGACGACGTCCGGAAACTCCTGCTGGAACATGGCTCAGCACACCGTAATTCAGACACCAACGACCATGCTGCGTTTCGTTACCAAAATCCTGAACGACCATTTAGGATCGAAATAGCGCCCATCCCATACGTTATGCCAGCTGCGGGTTATACAAGTTCCAATACTAGAGGAAGGGCGCGAGATCCCGACGTAATCCCAG CAGAGCAGATACGTACATATTCACCCCCCCAGCTTATACCCAAATCCCACTTGCATCCAGATGTGCGAAACAGCAGGAGGGAGTTTGTCTACGAACCCAAGCTGTCCGGGCCAGCTAAGACCCCACAATACCCTGACGAAAGCGATCCATCCGATTTTTACAATTCGTCTGGTGAACTCCCCCCTAGGTCCGGGAACAGGACACCATCCAACGATGAAAGCAAGCCCAGTGACAAGGGTCAGGGTCCACGCGGTCCATGGGCGTCTCTGTCAACCCTCGACGAACCCGACCCCCCTATACCAGGGGAGAGGATTCTCCAGGATGACAAAATCAGGTCCATTAGCGAGTGGATTGATAATACATTGGAGGACACACCAGGCAATGGGAAAGTCGAGAGAGCCGCCGGGTACACTAGTCCACATGACTCTCAGAGTGATATACAATACGACGAAGGAACCCAGACCTATATTCCAAAGTCACTGTCGAGCCTATTGGCTGTGGCATTAGGCCCAACCGCTAGTACATCCAGGCCGATATCCAAAACAACAGACCAGCATGGAGCATTTGAAAGTATCACGAGTGGTAACCGACTTCACCAGGCAAGTACAGCCAATGGACTCAAAGCTCCGGTCGTCGAATCCAAGTCTCAAATTGCCGATCCTCCCAAGCCTAAGTCTTCCAGTCCCAAGCTAGATAAGGACGGGTCGGCTAGCCAGACCGAAATGGCAATAGAAAACAGCGGCATTGCAGCCGCAAAGCGCCACAAGAGGACAAGCGATTCACAGATAAGGCCGAGCACCCCTCGCCGGGTTGGAAATGGCAGAAGAGGCCAAAGTAACCGTCGTCAACAAGGTTTTTGTTGTGTAGTGCTTTGA